A portion of the Oxynema aestuarii AP17 genome contains these proteins:
- a CDS encoding DUF7219 family protein, translated as MNSYDFFYPRSRYRGPFTPENLVFDANLQEFAQKVTTISCLETGGKLSPEQAYNEIEALWQKLQTAKQELGIGDNGHDGRSQPRGGGAR; from the coding sequence ATGAACAGCTATGACTTCTTTTATCCTCGCAGTCGCTATCGCGGACCGTTTACCCCAGAAAATCTCGTCTTTGATGCCAACTTGCAAGAGTTCGCCCAAAAAGTGACGACGATTAGCTGTCTGGAAACTGGGGGAAAATTATCCCCCGAACAAGCCTATAACGAAATCGAGGCGCTCTGGCAAAAATTGCAAACTGCCAAACAAGAATTAGGCATCGGCGATAACGGTCACGACGGTCGAAGCCAACCCCGGGGGGGTGGCGCCCGGTGA
- a CDS encoding adenylate/guanylate cyclase domain-containing protein: MQFSPTGSILARLTQVNQSGVLANLVSNLPVGEFVCLLDFITAEFQQYFRAIDLIGNEALETILNQILDALTLKIGQILKAERTTIFLVDQNREQLWSQVSDSETGKTTEIRLPMNVGILGHVAKTGEELNITEAANHPLFDREVDEPPGCEARNILCIPIFSSKDGDRAVAVVQLLNKENGIPFDEADEQQFREFASAIGIILESCQSFYVAARNQRAASALLEATTTLGQSLDLETTLRAVMDRAKDLMQADRSTLFLLSKETNELWTKVAKADGKTMVEIRIPANKGIAGYVASTGATLNIPDAYLDPRFDPTTDRRTGYQTRNILCMPVFNAAGDLIGVTQLINKHQGSFTTADEAFLRAFNAQAGIALQNAQLFENVLLEKQYQKDMLESLSDAVISTDMQGRIVTINEAALELLGCPTAEGSNKSQLQFWEKKLQGRSVWEVVPIENLQFRLEDSLRHAARHYVPEQSVTVGLYLEPSSRAATGASGGESEGERHGDRYILAIRDRADPSLYIPWNENPANPGVEPIPTQQVKEIERSLNLTVNPLTNPEGGVRGGLVVLEDISREKRMKTTMYRYMTPGVAERVMALGEDSLMVGERKEVTILFSDIRGYTTLTENLEASEVVSLLNQYFETMVEAVFNHDGTLDKFIGDALMAVFGAPLPLEEHAWMAVQSALDMRRRLREFNRRQPEHKIRIGIGISSGEVVSGNIGSQKRMDYTVIGDGVNLSARLESVTKEYHCDIILSEFTYHLCGDRLWVRELDKIRVKGKNEAVSIYELIGDRSMPLSDEKRRFLDFYRAGRDAYIKRDFDACIEQFRAAARLFPEDRATEIHLQRALDYLEHPPAEDWDGVHTMTTK; this comes from the coding sequence ATGCAATTTTCTCCGACTGGTAGCATTCTGGCTAGGTTAACGCAAGTTAATCAAAGTGGCGTCCTTGCCAATCTGGTCAGTAATTTACCAGTTGGTGAATTTGTCTGCCTGCTCGACTTTATCACGGCGGAATTTCAACAGTATTTTCGGGCGATCGATCTGATTGGCAACGAAGCCCTCGAAACGATTCTCAATCAGATTCTCGATGCGTTAACCCTCAAAATCGGTCAAATTCTCAAAGCCGAACGGACGACCATTTTTTTAGTAGACCAGAATCGCGAGCAATTGTGGTCTCAAGTTAGCGACAGCGAAACGGGCAAAACTACGGAAATTCGGCTGCCGATGAATGTGGGGATTCTCGGTCACGTCGCCAAAACTGGGGAAGAACTCAATATTACCGAGGCGGCGAACCATCCTCTGTTCGATCGCGAAGTGGACGAACCGCCGGGATGCGAGGCTCGAAATATACTCTGTATTCCTATTTTCAGCAGTAAGGACGGCGATCGCGCCGTGGCGGTCGTCCAACTGCTCAACAAGGAAAATGGCATCCCTTTCGACGAGGCGGACGAGCAGCAATTTCGCGAATTCGCCAGCGCGATCGGTATTATCCTCGAAAGCTGTCAGTCTTTCTACGTCGCCGCCCGCAACCAACGCGCCGCCAGCGCCCTGTTAGAAGCGACGACGACCTTGGGCCAGAGTTTGGACCTCGAAACCACCTTGCGCGCGGTCATGGATCGGGCTAAAGACTTGATGCAGGCCGATCGCAGCACCTTGTTTCTCCTCAGTAAAGAAACGAACGAGTTGTGGACGAAAGTCGCCAAAGCCGACGGCAAAACGATGGTCGAAATTCGCATCCCCGCCAATAAAGGGATTGCGGGGTACGTCGCCTCCACCGGGGCAACCCTCAACATCCCCGACGCCTATCTCGACCCCCGCTTCGACCCGACGACCGATCGCCGCACGGGATATCAAACTCGCAATATTCTTTGTATGCCCGTCTTTAATGCTGCCGGAGATTTGATCGGGGTCACCCAGTTGATTAACAAGCATCAAGGCAGTTTTACCACCGCCGACGAAGCCTTTTTACGGGCGTTTAACGCTCAAGCGGGGATTGCCCTGCAAAATGCCCAACTGTTTGAAAATGTGCTGCTGGAAAAACAGTATCAGAAAGATATGCTCGAAAGTCTTTCCGATGCGGTGATTTCGACGGACATGCAAGGACGGATCGTGACGATTAACGAGGCGGCTTTAGAACTGCTCGGTTGTCCGACGGCGGAAGGGTCGAACAAGTCTCAATTACAGTTCTGGGAGAAAAAATTACAGGGGCGATCGGTCTGGGAGGTGGTGCCGATCGAAAATTTGCAATTTCGGTTGGAAGACAGCTTGCGCCATGCGGCGCGTCACTACGTGCCGGAACAGAGTGTGACGGTGGGGTTGTATCTAGAACCGAGTTCGAGAGCGGCAACGGGCGCATCCGGGGGCGAGTCCGAGGGCGAACGGCACGGCGATCGCTATATTTTGGCGATCCGCGATCGCGCCGACCCCAGTCTTTACATTCCCTGGAACGAAAACCCCGCCAACCCTGGGGTCGAGCCGATTCCTACACAGCAGGTCAAAGAAATCGAACGCAGTCTCAATTTGACCGTCAATCCCCTGACCAATCCCGAAGGGGGGGTACGCGGCGGTTTGGTGGTGTTGGAAGATATCAGCCGCGAAAAACGGATGAAGACGACCATGTACCGTTACATGACCCCCGGGGTCGCCGAACGGGTGATGGCCCTGGGAGAAGATTCGTTGATGGTCGGCGAACGCAAGGAAGTGACGATCTTGTTCTCCGACATTCGCGGCTATACGACGTTGACTGAGAATTTGGAAGCGTCGGAAGTGGTTTCCCTGCTCAACCAATATTTCGAGACCATGGTCGAGGCGGTGTTCAACCACGACGGAACCCTCGATAAGTTTATCGGCGATGCCCTGATGGCGGTGTTCGGCGCGCCCCTACCCTTGGAAGAACACGCCTGGATGGCGGTTCAGTCGGCCCTGGACATGCGCCGCCGCCTGCGCGAGTTCAACCGCCGCCAACCGGAACATAAAATCCGGATCGGGATCGGTATTAGTTCCGGGGAGGTGGTTTCGGGGAATATTGGCAGCCAAAAACGCATGGACTATACGGTGATTGGCGACGGGGTGAACCTCAGTGCGCGTTTGGAAAGCGTCACTAAGGAATATCATTGCGATATTATTTTGAGCGAGTTTACCTATCACCTGTGCGGCGATCGCCTCTGGGTGCGCGAGTTAGATAAAATTCGGGTCAAAGGCAAAAATGAAGCCGTCAGCATTTACGAGTTGATCGGCGATCGCTCCATGCCCCTCAGCGACGAGAAACGGCGCTTTTTAGACTTTTACCGCGCCGGACGGGATGCCTATATCAAGCGGGACTTCGACGCCTGTATCGAGCAGTTTCGCGCTGCAGCGCGCTTGTTTCCCGAGGATCGCGCTACCGAGATCCACCTCCAACGTGCCCTCGATTATCTCGAACATCCCCCCGCCGAAGATTGGGATGGGGTGCATACGATGACCACGAAGTGA
- the purC gene encoding phosphoribosylaminoimidazolesuccinocarboxamide synthase, whose protein sequence is MSVPEKLYEGKAKILYPTDDPEILLAYYKDDATAFNAQKRGTIVGKGQVNCTLSAALFKHLEAAGIPTHFVEQTAGDRMKVRRVRILPLEVVVRNIAAGSLCKQTGLAVGTVLKHPLVEFFYKKDELGDPLLTRDRLLLLELATAEQLQQLQTMALRIDEILKDFFHQCGITLVDFKLEFGIDGSDRLILADEISPDTCRLWDDSQSDPEARVMDKDRFRQDLGNVEGAYQKVLERVLAQTPPSAPH, encoded by the coding sequence ATGTCCGTGCCAGAAAAACTTTACGAAGGGAAAGCCAAAATCCTGTATCCCACCGACGATCCAGAGATTTTATTGGCGTACTATAAAGACGACGCGACCGCCTTCAACGCCCAAAAACGGGGAACCATCGTCGGGAAAGGGCAAGTCAACTGCACCCTGTCCGCCGCCTTATTCAAACATCTCGAAGCGGCGGGAATCCCCACCCATTTCGTCGAGCAAACGGCAGGCGATCGCATGAAAGTCCGGCGCGTGCGGATTTTGCCCTTAGAAGTTGTAGTCAGGAATATTGCTGCCGGAAGTTTGTGCAAGCAAACCGGGTTAGCCGTCGGCACCGTCTTGAAACATCCCCTCGTCGAGTTCTTCTATAAGAAAGACGAGTTAGGAGATCCCCTCCTGACGCGCGACCGACTGCTCCTCTTAGAGCTGGCGACCGCCGAACAGCTCCAACAACTCCAAACCATGGCCCTGCGGATCGACGAGATCCTCAAAGACTTTTTCCACCAATGTGGTATTACCTTGGTGGATTTCAAATTAGAATTCGGCATTGATGGGAGCGATCGCCTCATCTTAGCCGACGAAATCAGTCCCGATACCTGTCGGTTGTGGGACGACAGCCAAAGCGATCCCGAAGCACGGGTAATGGACAAAGACCGATTCCGGCAAGATTTGGGCAATGTTGAAGGAGCCTATCAAAAAGTGTTAGAGCGGGTTCTCGCTCAAACGCCCCCGTCAGCTCCCCATTAA
- a CDS encoding BamA/TamA family outer membrane protein, whose product MRLSPVWGALLAASALLSFSQPGQTQSLGEGGRGTETPAAAGNADADPEIAPESATSARRVDWEAISREWQAIEATQNAPGESHLTPGASPRLQAQVSDPPVPDEPGEPPTNAPSAAEEADGEPEGSQPEAETETETPDTTEDGTGSPEVIRDTEDEPTRSRPQAPLPIPRDEPETQPEGSQTSEPEVLVAEVVVEGVEGEPELEDEVYRAISLRPGRTTTRSQLQEDINAIFATGYFSNVRARPEDTPLGVRVTFVVEPNPVLQAVEIRGNQVLPQTTIDEIFGEQYGEILNLRRFQNGIKELNEWYQANGYVLAQVIDAPQVTPEGTAILEVAEGVVEDIQIRFINEDGETVDEEGQPIKGRTREYIITRELELEPGEVFNRGQVERDLQRVFGLGIFEDVQISLNPGENPRNVVVVINVLEKNTGSIAAGAGISSASGLFGTVSYQEQNLLGRNLKLGAELQVGQRELLFDVNFTDPWIAGDENRTSYTVNAFRRRSISLIFDGGDNDVELDNGDRPRVLRLGGGVTFSRPLENDWRASLGAKYQRVSIRDSDGDIEPEDELGNDLSFSGDGEDDLLTVQLAASRDRRNNRAQPTAGSLFRVSAEQSVPIGLGNIFMTQLRSSYSYYVPLDIVKFSDGAETLALSVQGGTTIGDLPPYEAFSLGGSTTVRGYGEGELGTGRSFVQATAEYRFPIYAIVGGALFFDAATDLGTGGDVPGDPAGVRDKPGSGFGYGVGVRVQSPLGPIRVDYAFNDEGESRFHFGIGERF is encoded by the coding sequence ATGCGCTTATCTCCAGTCTGGGGAGCCCTTCTGGCTGCCTCAGCCCTTCTCAGTTTCTCGCAACCGGGTCAAACCCAATCCCTCGGTGAAGGGGGCCGTGGAACCGAAACCCCTGCCGCCGCCGGGAACGCCGACGCCGATCCCGAGATCGCCCCAGAGTCCGCAACGAGCGCTCGGAGGGTGGATTGGGAGGCGATCTCCCGGGAATGGCAAGCGATCGAAGCCACCCAGAACGCCCCAGGGGAGAGCCATCTAACCCCTGGGGCGTCCCCGAGGCTGCAAGCACAAGTCAGCGACCCTCCCGTTCCCGACGAACCCGGCGAGCCCCCGACCAACGCGCCCTCGGCGGCGGAGGAAGCCGACGGAGAGCCTGAAGGGAGCCAACCGGAAGCCGAGACCGAAACCGAAACGCCGGACACGACGGAAGACGGAACCGGAAGCCCCGAAGTGATTAGGGATACGGAAGACGAACCGACCCGTTCCCGTCCGCAAGCGCCCTTACCGATTCCGAGAGACGAACCGGAAACCCAACCGGAGGGAAGCCAAACGAGCGAACCCGAAGTCCTCGTCGCCGAAGTGGTCGTCGAAGGAGTCGAAGGCGAACCGGAACTCGAAGATGAAGTTTACCGGGCCATTTCCCTGCGACCGGGACGGACCACGACGCGATCGCAACTGCAAGAAGACATCAACGCCATTTTTGCCACCGGATATTTCTCCAACGTCCGAGCCCGACCGGAAGACACGCCGTTAGGGGTGCGCGTCACCTTCGTCGTCGAACCCAACCCGGTCTTACAGGCGGTCGAAATACGCGGCAACCAAGTTTTACCCCAAACCACCATCGACGAAATTTTCGGCGAACAGTACGGCGAAATCCTCAACCTGCGCCGCTTCCAAAACGGGATTAAAGAACTCAACGAGTGGTATCAAGCCAACGGCTACGTGCTGGCCCAGGTGATCGACGCCCCCCAAGTGACCCCGGAAGGCACCGCGATTCTCGAAGTCGCCGAAGGGGTAGTCGAAGATATCCAAATTCGCTTTATTAACGAAGACGGCGAAACCGTCGATGAAGAAGGGCAACCGATTAAAGGGCGAACCCGGGAATATATCATCACCCGGGAGTTGGAGTTAGAACCCGGGGAAGTGTTCAACCGGGGACAAGTCGAACGGGATTTGCAACGGGTGTTCGGTTTGGGCATCTTTGAAGACGTGCAGATTTCCCTCAATCCCGGCGAAAACCCCCGTAATGTGGTGGTCGTGATTAATGTTCTGGAGAAAAACACCGGATCGATCGCCGCCGGGGCCGGGATTAGTTCCGCAAGCGGGTTATTTGGAACGGTCAGCTACCAAGAGCAGAACTTACTCGGACGCAACCTCAAACTCGGGGCGGAATTGCAAGTCGGTCAACGCGAATTGCTGTTCGACGTGAACTTTACCGACCCGTGGATTGCCGGGGATGAAAATCGTACCTCGTACACGGTCAACGCCTTCCGACGGCGATCGATTTCTCTGATTTTTGACGGCGGGGACAACGACGTCGAGCTCGATAATGGCGATCGCCCTCGGGTGCTGCGGTTGGGCGGCGGCGTCACCTTCTCCCGTCCCTTAGAAAACGACTGGCGGGCTTCCCTCGGGGCCAAATACCAGCGCGTCAGCATTCGCGATTCCGACGGCGACATCGAACCGGAAGACGAACTCGGCAACGATTTGAGCTTTAGCGGCGACGGGGAAGACGACCTGTTGACCGTGCAGTTAGCCGCCTCGCGCGATCGCCGCAACAACCGAGCGCAACCCACCGCCGGAAGTCTCTTCCGAGTCAGTGCGGAACAGTCGGTTCCCATCGGACTCGGCAATATTTTTATGACTCAACTGCGTAGCAGCTACAGCTACTACGTCCCCCTCGATATCGTCAAATTCTCCGACGGCGCCGAAACCCTCGCCCTGAGCGTGCAAGGCGGCACGACGATCGGCGATCTGCCCCCTTACGAAGCCTTTTCCTTGGGAGGGAGTACCACGGTGCGCGGTTACGGGGAAGGGGAACTCGGAACCGGGCGCAGTTTCGTGCAAGCCACGGCGGAATATCGGTTCCCGATTTACGCGATCGTCGGCGGCGCGCTCTTTTTCGACGCGGCGACCGATTTGGGCACCGGAGGGGACGTTCCCGGAGATCCGGCAGGGGTGCGCGACAAACCCGGTAGCGGCTTCGGCTACGGCGTCGGCGTTCGG